The following are from one region of the Rhodopirellula sp. P2 genome:
- a CDS encoding DNA-primase RepB domain-containing protein — protein sequence MRGPSRRDKHAGVSRIDVCDTPVMVNGFQRGFQYEATMSNTSRLNDAALLCSMLFRAGEIIEVRPIEIWTDGDSGKRKSRVLRSERRWLAKDGFVEQLRYLDRLNTMHNANIFFGVNPRVAHGRGRKTDVVKTRCLWADMDNVTSEVAKWRCEETGVPHPSIIIDSGNGNHLYWLLDQTLDISLPFDRDLLEARLRRLYKQLGCDATCDANRLLRLPGFLNVKNARNGAQPTRCSLRVCNPDCRFAIESFPPQVKRQSPQSLQDGRVRRTFANQPRTTDPLTQRLAVTTDDRSKRDFAIVCSLLRAGYGKEEIRQAVASQSKFADRGDSYFETTFRNALIAIQS from the coding sequence GACACGCCGGTGATGGTCAACGGTTTTCAAAGAGGTTTTCAATATGAGGCGACTATGTCTAACACTTCTCGTCTTAACGATGCAGCTCTCCTTTGTTCCATGCTGTTTCGAGCCGGGGAAATAATCGAGGTCCGACCGATAGAAATTTGGACCGATGGCGATTCAGGTAAACGGAAGTCGCGAGTGTTGCGAAGCGAGCGTAGGTGGCTTGCAAAAGACGGATTCGTTGAACAGCTTCGCTATCTGGATAGGCTGAACACGATGCACAACGCCAACATCTTTTTTGGCGTGAACCCAAGGGTTGCCCACGGTCGTGGTCGCAAAACGGATGTCGTAAAGACTCGGTGCCTTTGGGCAGACATGGACAACGTAACGTCGGAAGTAGCAAAATGGCGTTGCGAAGAGACTGGGGTTCCTCACCCGAGCATCATCATCGATAGCGGAAACGGCAATCACCTCTACTGGCTACTGGATCAGACGCTCGATATTTCGTTGCCGTTCGATCGGGACTTGCTTGAAGCGAGACTTAGACGGCTTTACAAGCAACTCGGTTGTGACGCGACGTGTGACGCAAACCGACTACTGCGACTTCCAGGGTTTTTGAATGTAAAGAACGCTCGCAATGGCGCTCAGCCCACTCGATGCTCGTTGCGAGTCTGCAATCCGGATTGTCGCTTTGCTATCGAATCGTTTCCCCCACAGGTTAAACGACAGTCGCCCCAATCGTTGCAGGACGGGAGAGTACGGAGGACGTTCGCAAATCAACCGCGAACAACTGATCCGCTGACTCAGCGTCTAGCAGTAACCACGGACGATCGAAGCAAGCGGGACTTCGCGATAGTATGCTCGCTCTTGCGCGCTGGGTACGGCAAGGAAGAGATTCGGCAAGCGGTCGCATCTCAGAGCAAATTTGCGGATCGCGGCGATTCCTACTTTGAGACGACGTTTCGCAATGCATTGATTGCTATTCAGTCGTAG